From Chryseobacterium shandongense, the proteins below share one genomic window:
- a CDS encoding SDR family NAD(P)-dependent oxidoreductase — protein MSNSESTNSVQKTEKKVALITGANRGIGQQVAKELAGHGFIVLVGSRKLENAIEAVSEIGENAYPIAIDVTNKESILKAANQVNTEFGRLDVLVNNAGVSHAGSSERSLEEILASGKASVADIDEMRAVWETNVFGLLAVTQAFLPLLHKAPSARIVNLSSGMASLNLNADPEYPYRGGFNVVYGAGKTAVNAITLALSIELESSNIRVEAASPGFAATAMNNFQGTETVEEASRNIVRAALGENDPSVLFSAPEGSFPW, from the coding sequence ATGTCAAATTCAGAAAGCACGAATTCAGTGCAAAAAACAGAAAAAAAAGTAGCGTTGATCACAGGAGCTAACCGAGGTATTGGCCAACAGGTAGCAAAAGAGTTGGCAGGCCATGGTTTCATTGTACTGGTCGGATCTCGCAAACTAGAAAACGCAATAGAAGCTGTCTCGGAAATAGGTGAAAATGCGTATCCGATCGCCATTGATGTAACTAATAAGGAATCCATTTTGAAGGCAGCCAATCAGGTAAATACAGAATTTGGCAGACTTGACGTATTGGTCAATAACGCAGGAGTCTCTCATGCAGGTTCATCAGAAAGGTCATTGGAAGAAATACTGGCGTCTGGCAAAGCCAGTGTAGCAGATATTGACGAGATGCGAGCGGTATGGGAAACAAACGTTTTCGGACTACTGGCTGTTACCCAGGCCTTTCTGCCATTGCTTCACAAAGCTCCTTCTGCCCGCATCGTTAATCTGTCCAGTGGTATGGCATCTTTGAATCTTAACGCAGATCCGGAATATCCGTACCGTGGAGGCTTCAATGTTGTTTACGGTGCAGGTAAAACAGCCGTCAACGCTATCACCCTGGCCTTATCCATCGAGTTGGAATCTAGCAATATCCGTGTGGAGGCGGCAAGTCCGGGTTTTGCAGCGACTGCTATGAATAATTTTCAGGGAACGGAAACCGTCGAAGAGGCTTCCCGCAATATTGTACGTGCAGCTCTTGGTGAGAATGACCCTTCAGTATTGTTCTCTGCACCGGAAGGATCGTTTCCATGGTAA
- a CDS encoding TetR/AcrR family transcriptional regulator: MPRVIEFNEQTIISKALQVFWKKGYHATSMKDLVEATGLNPGSLYNTFGNKHDLFLACLKDYLNPIYAYDLKQKETQKNPLELLREFYMEVATNSVLSQDSCLSVKTSFELAATDDETHQILKNSMDKLFEIFEQMVINAQKAEVINEKQDTFSLAQLIVATLPGLGQNFILYKDKNRIAKIIDDLLDMITR; encoded by the coding sequence ATGCCGAGAGTAATAGAATTTAACGAGCAAACAATCATTTCCAAAGCACTGCAGGTATTTTGGAAAAAGGGTTATCATGCCACTTCGATGAAAGATTTGGTAGAAGCTACTGGTCTAAATCCAGGGAGTCTCTATAATACCTTTGGAAACAAGCATGACTTATTTTTGGCTTGTCTCAAGGATTATCTGAATCCCATTTATGCATACGACCTGAAGCAAAAGGAAACACAGAAAAATCCGCTGGAATTACTCCGTGAATTTTATATGGAGGTTGCTACCAATTCCGTATTAAGCCAGGACTCCTGCCTTTCAGTTAAAACCTCTTTCGAACTCGCGGCGACAGATGATGAGACACATCAGATATTGAAGAACAGCATGGATAAACTGTTCGAGATCTTCGAACAAATGGTTATCAATGCACAAAAAGCTGAGGTTATCAATGAGAAGCAGGATACTTTCTCATTAGCTCAACTCATCGTAGCCACTTTGCCCGGCTTAGGGCAGAATTTCATTCTTTATAAGGATAAAAACCGCATTGCCAAAATCATTGATGATCTTTTGGATATGATAACAAGATAA